GGAGCATGAGAGCATTGCCCTTGACTTGCTCCAGCATGAAATGCCAGCACATATAACCGAAGCATTGGACTTTTCCACCCTGCAACGGATTGAAACTACCTACGTCAGTGATGATCTGCGAAAAACCTATAGTGACCGGGTGTTCCAGGCCAACTTCAAGGACAGTGACAAGCAGGCCTACATCTATATGCTTTTTGAGCACAAAAGCCACCCGGATAACTGGTGCAGCCTGCAGCT
This genomic interval from Desulfurispira natronophila contains the following:
- a CDS encoding Rpn family recombination-promoting nuclease/putative transposase encodes the protein MSNDNAHNPHDTFVQAILEHESIALDLLQHEMPAHITEALDFSTLQRIETTYVSDDLRKTYSDRVFQANFKDSDKQAYIYMLFEHKSHPDNWCSLQL